The following coding sequences lie in one Frondihabitans peucedani genomic window:
- a CDS encoding chloride channel protein produces the protein MTRPHPASAHWLIRLVMVTILVGLGAGLSGLTVSWLLHGLEHVAYGFGEGDFLDELPTPSNGRRVLALFIAGVVGGVGWWALRRWGRKVVSVEAAVEGTRMPVLASLGNVALQIVIVGLGASIGREVAPRELAALAAQWITRVTGVNQRERRILVACGAGAGLAAVYDVPLAGAVFAVEVLLAELSIATVLPALATSAIAALVARLVTSASPLYDVPHLSLSPSLVVWSVVAGPVVGFGALGFLLLAKWAGDHRPKSWAILIVMPAVFTAVGVLSIWFPQILGNGRALGQLGLTGSAPLLFIAAVVVVKFASTVGTIGAGAAGGTLTPSLALGAGMGAVLGGLWLLIWPGSSISAFAFVAAAAFLASSMKAPLTALVLVLEFTGQGTTLLIPTLLAIGGSVAITYMVGRRRIAGIVKGGRATA, from the coding sequence GTGACCCGCCCCCACCCCGCCTCCGCCCACTGGCTGATCCGCCTCGTGATGGTCACCATCCTCGTGGGGCTCGGGGCGGGCCTCAGCGGCCTCACCGTGAGCTGGCTGCTCCACGGCCTCGAGCACGTCGCGTACGGGTTCGGCGAGGGCGACTTCCTCGACGAGCTGCCCACGCCGTCGAACGGGCGGCGCGTCCTCGCGCTGTTCATCGCCGGCGTCGTCGGCGGCGTCGGCTGGTGGGCGCTCCGCCGCTGGGGCCGCAAGGTCGTCTCGGTCGAGGCGGCGGTCGAGGGCACCAGGATGCCGGTGCTCGCGAGCCTCGGGAACGTCGCGCTCCAGATCGTCATCGTCGGCCTCGGCGCGTCGATCGGCCGCGAGGTGGCTCCGCGCGAGCTCGCAGCGCTGGCCGCGCAGTGGATCACCCGCGTCACCGGCGTGAACCAGCGCGAGCGCCGGATCCTCGTGGCGTGCGGCGCGGGTGCCGGCCTCGCCGCCGTGTACGACGTCCCGCTCGCGGGCGCGGTCTTCGCGGTCGAGGTGCTCCTCGCCGAGCTCAGCATCGCCACCGTGCTGCCGGCCCTCGCCACGTCGGCCATCGCGGCGCTGGTGGCCCGCCTCGTGACGAGCGCCTCGCCGCTCTACGACGTCCCGCACCTGTCGCTGAGCCCGTCGCTCGTGGTGTGGTCGGTCGTCGCGGGCCCGGTCGTCGGGTTCGGCGCGCTCGGCTTCCTGCTGCTGGCGAAGTGGGCGGGAGATCACCGGCCGAAGAGCTGGGCGATCCTGATCGTGATGCCGGCGGTGTTCACGGCGGTGGGCGTGCTGTCGATCTGGTTCCCGCAGATCCTGGGCAACGGGCGCGCTCTCGGGCAGCTGGGGCTCACCGGCTCGGCGCCGCTGCTGTTCATCGCCGCGGTCGTCGTCGTGAAGTTCGCCTCGACCGTCGGCACCATCGGCGCGGGCGCGGCCGGTGGCACGCTCACGCCGTCGCTCGCCCTCGGGGCGGGCATGGGTGCGGTGCTCGGCGGCCTGTGGCTGCTGATCTGGCCCGGGTCGAGCATCTCGGCGTTCGCCTTCGTGGCTGCGGCGGCGTTCCTCGCCTCCTCGATGAAGGCCCCTCTGACCGCGCTCGTGCTGGTCCTGGAGTTCACCGGCCAGGGCACGACGCTCCTCATCCCGACCCTGCTCGCGATCGGCGGATCCGTCGCGATCACCTACATGGTGGGCCGCCGCAGGATCGCGGGGATCGTCAAGGGCGGCCGAGCAACCGCCTGA
- a CDS encoding DEAD/DEAH box helicase, whose amino-acid sequence MSPQPSLSDEQAAVYDAIENTREHIFVTGRAGTGKSTLLNHLSWNTSKQIVICAPTGVAALNVGGQTIHSLFRLPIGLIADHDIEQNGELRKLLNTIDTLVIDEVSMVNADLLDAIDRSLRQARQRRNEAFGGVQVVLFGDPYQLAPVPGDPEERAYFSDHYRSMWFFDAHVWDEAQLRILELAFIHRQSDSAFKEMLNAVRHGRVTAEIAGALNAAGARPLPTDGGAITLATRNDTVSRINKVELDRLPGRTKTAKADVTGDFGGRTFPADEALELKTGAQVMFLRNDSDQRWVNGSVGVVTKIRDTVFVEIEGEEVEVQPAVWEKYRYSYSATTKELKKDIVAEFQQFPLRLAWAVTIHKSQGKTYDRAVVDLGSRVFSAGQTYVALSRITSLDGLYLTRPLRPADIIVDLDVRRFMSQATRVPAIQAARVAGE is encoded by the coding sequence GTGAGTCCTCAGCCCTCCCTGTCCGACGAGCAGGCCGCCGTCTACGACGCCATCGAGAACACCCGCGAGCACATCTTCGTCACCGGTCGCGCCGGCACCGGCAAGTCGACGCTCCTCAACCACCTGTCGTGGAACACATCCAAGCAGATCGTCATCTGCGCCCCCACCGGCGTCGCGGCGCTCAACGTCGGCGGCCAGACGATCCACTCGCTCTTCCGGCTGCCGATCGGGCTCATCGCCGACCACGACATCGAGCAGAACGGCGAGCTCCGCAAGCTGCTCAACACCATCGACACTCTCGTGATCGACGAGGTGTCGATGGTCAACGCCGACCTCCTCGACGCCATCGACCGCTCGCTGCGGCAGGCCAGGCAGCGCCGCAACGAGGCGTTCGGCGGGGTGCAGGTCGTGCTCTTCGGCGACCCGTACCAGCTGGCCCCGGTGCCGGGCGACCCCGAGGAGCGCGCGTACTTCAGCGACCACTACCGGTCGATGTGGTTCTTCGACGCTCACGTGTGGGACGAAGCTCAGCTCCGCATCCTCGAGCTCGCCTTCATCCACCGGCAGAGCGACTCCGCGTTCAAAGAGATGCTGAACGCCGTGCGGCACGGGCGGGTCACCGCCGAGATCGCCGGAGCGCTGAACGCCGCCGGCGCGAGGCCGCTCCCGACCGACGGCGGCGCGATCACGCTCGCCACCCGCAACGACACCGTCTCGCGCATCAACAAGGTCGAGCTCGACCGGCTGCCCGGGCGCACCAAGACCGCGAAGGCCGACGTCACCGGCGACTTCGGCGGCCGCACCTTCCCCGCCGACGAGGCGCTCGAGCTGAAGACCGGGGCGCAGGTGATGTTCCTCCGCAACGACTCCGACCAGCGCTGGGTCAACGGGTCCGTCGGCGTCGTCACCAAGATCCGCGACACCGTCTTCGTCGAGATCGAGGGCGAGGAGGTCGAGGTGCAGCCCGCCGTCTGGGAGAAGTACCGCTACAGCTACTCGGCCACCACGAAAGAGCTGAAGAAGGACATCGTGGCCGAGTTCCAGCAGTTCCCGCTCCGGCTGGCCTGGGCCGTGACGATCCACAAGTCGCAGGGCAAGACCTACGACCGGGCAGTCGTCGACCTCGGCTCCCGGGTGTTCAGCGCCGGGCAGACCTACGTCGCCCTGTCGCGGATCACCTCGCTCGACGGCCTCTACCTGACCAGGCCGCTCCGGCCCGCCGACATCATCGTCGACCTCGACGTGCGGCGGTTCATGTCGCAGGCGACGCGGGTGCCCGCGATCCAGGCGGCGCGGGTCGCGGGGGAGTAG
- a CDS encoding LacI family DNA-binding transcriptional regulator encodes MTSPKSPATLLDVAERAGVSLKTASRAVNGEPHVAEATRQRVAQAALDLGFQLNSMASLLKRGIRSSFIGLVTGDLANPFYSSLAKGVERELRSEGLQLVVSSTDENGERERLLVDEMVARQVRALIVVTTQESNESLARAQDRGIPVVFVDRPAAGLTADSVVLDNRAGARLATEHLLAAGHRRIGFIGDFSRLPTHLQRLDGYLDALAGAAEQADTARGAGAQDPRELVREDLHDAAGARGAALELLALPDPPTALFTSNNRVTIGALTAFRELPSAPALVGFDDFDLADVLGVTVVSHDPVEMGARAARLALETLENRQPSGEGVILPVRLVERGSGEAAPGVDWRQGPRATATAS; translated from the coding sequence GTGACGAGCCCGAAGAGCCCTGCCACGCTCCTCGACGTGGCCGAGCGTGCCGGGGTGAGCCTGAAGACCGCCTCGCGCGCCGTCAACGGGGAGCCGCACGTCGCCGAGGCCACGCGCCAGCGCGTCGCTCAGGCCGCCCTCGACCTCGGATTCCAACTCAACAGCATGGCGTCGCTCCTGAAGCGCGGCATCCGCTCCAGCTTCATCGGCCTCGTGACCGGCGACCTGGCCAACCCGTTCTACTCGTCACTCGCGAAGGGGGTCGAGCGGGAGCTCCGTTCCGAGGGCCTGCAGCTCGTCGTGTCGTCCACCGACGAGAACGGCGAGCGCGAGCGCCTGCTGGTCGACGAGATGGTGGCCCGGCAGGTCCGCGCGCTGATCGTCGTGACGACGCAGGAGTCGAACGAGTCCCTCGCGAGGGCGCAGGATCGCGGGATCCCCGTGGTCTTCGTCGACCGCCCGGCCGCGGGCCTCACGGCCGACAGCGTCGTCCTCGACAACCGCGCGGGCGCCCGTCTGGCGACCGAGCACCTCCTCGCGGCCGGCCACCGCCGCATCGGCTTCATCGGCGACTTCTCGCGCCTGCCCACGCACCTGCAGCGCCTCGACGGCTACCTCGACGCGCTGGCGGGAGCCGCCGAGCAAGCAGACACGGCCCGGGGAGCGGGAGCGCAGGATCCGCGGGAACTCGTCCGCGAAGACCTCCACGACGCCGCCGGAGCCCGCGGAGCCGCCCTCGAGCTCCTCGCCCTCCCCGATCCGCCGACCGCCCTGTTCACCAGCAACAACCGCGTCACCATCGGAGCGTTGACCGCCTTCCGCGAGCTCCCGTCGGCTCCCGCCCTCGTCGGGTTCGACGACTTCGACCTGGCGGACGTCCTCGGCGTGACCGTCGTCTCGCACGACCCCGTCGAGATGGGCGCGCGTGCGGCACGGCTGGCACTCGAGACACTCGAGAACCGGCAGCCGAGCGGCGAGGGCGTGATCCTGCCGGTGCGTCTCGTCGAGCGCGGGTCGGGCGAGGCCGCACCCGGGGTCGACTGGCGGCAGGGTCCGCGGGCGACAGCGACCGCATCATGA
- a CDS encoding DUF6314 family protein — MPDALFLPPDLVGRWAFERIVDDRRAGSRLTATGSAVFSRTGEAAIAWSEQGVLRLPDGEVPVEAHRVLRLDDARSWTVDFADGRGFHPWAVGAPLVHDCAPDVYRGRLDPAPSGWTMRWEAAGPAKDYVIETTYRRV, encoded by the coding sequence GTGCCCGACGCCCTGTTCCTGCCTCCCGACCTCGTCGGGCGCTGGGCGTTCGAGCGGATCGTCGACGACCGCCGCGCAGGATCACGCCTCACCGCGACGGGGTCGGCCGTGTTCAGCCGCACGGGCGAGGCGGCCATCGCCTGGTCGGAGCAGGGCGTGCTCCGGCTGCCCGACGGCGAGGTGCCGGTCGAGGCCCACCGCGTCCTGAGGCTCGATGACGCCCGGTCGTGGACGGTCGACTTCGCGGACGGCCGCGGCTTCCACCCCTGGGCCGTCGGGGCGCCGCTCGTGCACGACTGCGCGCCGGACGTGTACCGGGGGCGGCTCGATCCTGCGCCCTCGGGGTGGACGATGCGCTGGGAGGCGGCGGGCCCGGCGAAGGACTACGTGATCGAGACGACCTACCGGCGCGTGTGA
- a CDS encoding saccharopine dehydrogenase family protein: MKILIIGAGGVGSAAVRIAVRRDFFDTLVVADYDPARPTALVAEVGDPRLVAARVDASDSSSVAALISEHGVTHVLNAVDPRFVMPIFEGCFEAGATYLDMAMSLSHPHPTSPHELPGVKLGDEQFAAASEWEARGRLAVVGIGVEPGLSDVFARYAEDELFSEIDELGVRDGANLVVEGYDFAPSFSIWTTIEECLNPPVIFEEGKGWYTTPPFSEPEVFDFPEGIGPVECVNVEHEEVLLMPRWTKAKRVTFKYGLGNEFIEVLKTLHMLGLDSTKPLDVKGVKVSPRDVVAAALPDPATLGDRMSGKTCAGVWVRGTGKDGQPRSTYLYHVADNEQTMAEYSSQAVVWQTAINPVIALELLANGTWTGTGVLGPEAFDAKPFLELLAADAPAGYGSPWGMEEKPL, translated from the coding sequence ATGAAGATCCTCATCATCGGCGCCGGCGGCGTCGGCTCCGCAGCCGTGCGCATCGCCGTCCGCCGCGACTTCTTCGACACCCTCGTCGTCGCCGACTACGACCCCGCGCGCCCCACGGCCCTCGTCGCCGAGGTGGGCGACCCGCGGCTCGTCGCCGCCCGGGTCGACGCCTCCGACTCCTCGTCCGTCGCGGCGCTCATCTCGGAGCACGGGGTCACCCACGTGCTCAACGCCGTCGACCCGCGCTTCGTCATGCCGATCTTCGAAGGGTGCTTCGAGGCGGGCGCCACCTACCTCGACATGGCGATGAGTCTCAGCCACCCGCACCCGACGTCGCCGCACGAGCTGCCCGGAGTCAAACTCGGCGACGAGCAGTTCGCCGCCGCCTCCGAGTGGGAGGCGAGAGGCCGGCTCGCGGTCGTCGGCATCGGCGTCGAGCCGGGCCTGTCCGACGTCTTCGCCCGCTACGCCGAGGACGAGCTGTTCAGCGAGATCGACGAGCTCGGCGTCCGCGACGGCGCGAACCTCGTCGTCGAGGGCTACGACTTCGCCCCGTCGTTCTCCATCTGGACCACCATCGAGGAGTGCCTCAATCCGCCGGTGATCTTCGAGGAGGGCAAGGGCTGGTACACGACGCCGCCGTTCTCCGAGCCCGAGGTGTTCGACTTCCCCGAGGGCATCGGCCCGGTCGAGTGCGTCAACGTCGAGCACGAGGAGGTGCTCCTCATGCCGCGCTGGACCAAGGCCAAGCGCGTCACCTTCAAGTACGGCCTCGGCAACGAGTTCATCGAGGTGCTGAAGACGCTGCACATGCTCGGGCTCGACTCCACGAAGCCTCTGGACGTCAAGGGCGTGAAGGTGTCGCCGCGCGACGTCGTGGCCGCGGCGCTCCCCGATCCTGCGACGCTCGGCGACCGGATGAGCGGCAAGACCTGCGCCGGCGTCTGGGTGCGCGGCACCGGCAAAGACGGCCAGCCTCGCTCGACGTACCTCTACCACGTCGCCGACAACGAGCAGACGATGGCCGAGTACTCCTCCCAGGCCGTCGTCTGGCAGACCGCCATCAACCCGGTCATCGCGCTGGAGCTCCTGGCGAACGGCACCTGGACGGGCACCGGCGTGCTCGGCCCGGAGGCGTTCGACGCGAAGCCGTTCCTCGAGCTCCTCGCCGCCGACGCGCCCGCCGGATACGGGTCGCCGTGGGGCATGGAGGAGAAGCCGCTGTAG
- a CDS encoding ABC transporter permease produces MARYNLGTVISFEVTRTLTKRRFWIATLIVPVIIGIVVALIVVANSSTDSTVQSQKDQKFTFSYTDASGVIDPAIVKAAGGTKASSGSAAIAAVKRGSLDAYFAYPANPAKEQTRVYGVDTGIFDNGKYSSVATQLLTSSAEAKVGDARLSTLVRGDVPVTAVAYDGSGNVAGGIGSVIPPLLFLAIFYVVILLLGNQMLTSTLEEKENRVTEMILTTLNPTTLIVGKVVSLFIVGIVQMLVFALPVVVGYLFFRTSLNLPELDLANLHVDPWQMIVGALLLIGGFTLFTGTLVAVGAIMPTAKEAGQIFGVMMALIFVPFYAVTLIVSDPHSLIVQVFTWFPYSAPVTALLRNGFSSLSPGEAIGVIVEQFVLGFVVLRVAVRLFRFGSIEYSKKVSLSAALPSRRREASRAA; encoded by the coding sequence ATGGCCCGGTACAACCTCGGCACCGTCATCTCGTTCGAGGTGACCCGCACCCTGACCAAGCGGCGGTTCTGGATCGCGACCCTGATCGTGCCGGTCATCATCGGGATCGTCGTCGCGTTGATCGTGGTCGCGAACTCGTCGACCGACTCGACCGTGCAGTCGCAGAAGGACCAGAAGTTCACCTTCTCGTACACCGACGCGTCGGGAGTCATCGACCCCGCCATCGTGAAGGCCGCCGGAGGGACGAAGGCGAGCTCGGGGTCTGCCGCGATCGCCGCAGTGAAGCGCGGGAGCCTCGACGCCTACTTCGCCTACCCCGCGAACCCGGCCAAGGAGCAGACCAGGGTCTACGGCGTCGACACCGGGATCTTCGACAACGGCAAGTACTCGTCGGTCGCGACACAGCTCCTGACCTCGAGCGCCGAGGCCAAGGTGGGCGACGCGCGGCTGTCGACGCTCGTGCGCGGCGACGTGCCCGTCACGGCCGTGGCCTACGACGGCTCGGGGAACGTCGCGGGCGGGATCGGGAGCGTGATCCCGCCGCTGCTGTTCCTGGCGATCTTCTACGTCGTGATCCTGCTGCTCGGCAATCAGATGCTGACCTCGACACTGGAGGAGAAGGAGAACCGGGTCACCGAGATGATCCTGACGACGCTGAACCCGACGACGCTGATCGTCGGGAAGGTGGTGTCGCTGTTCATCGTGGGGATCGTGCAGATGCTCGTGTTCGCGCTGCCGGTGGTGGTCGGCTACCTCTTCTTCAGGACGTCGCTGAACCTGCCGGAGCTCGACCTCGCGAACCTGCACGTCGACCCGTGGCAGATGATCGTCGGAGCGCTGCTGCTGATCGGCGGCTTCACCCTGTTCACCGGCACGCTCGTCGCCGTCGGAGCGATCATGCCGACCGCGAAAGAGGCCGGGCAGATCTTCGGCGTCATGATGGCGCTGATCTTCGTGCCGTTCTACGCGGTGACGCTGATCGTGTCCGACCCGCACTCGCTCATCGTGCAGGTGTTCACGTGGTTCCCGTACTCGGCGCCCGTGACCGCGCTGCTGCGGAACGGGTTCTCGTCGCTGTCGCCGGGCGAGGCGATCGGCGTGATCGTGGAGCAGTTCGTGCTCGGATTCGTGGTGCTGCGGGTGGCGGTGCGGCTGTTCCGGTTCGGGTCGATCGAGTACTCGAAGAAGGTGTCGCTGAGCGCCGCGCTGCCGTCGCGGCGGCGCGAGGCGTCGCGGGCGGCGTAG
- a CDS encoding HAD family acid phosphatase — protein MRIRKSTTTIAAALALTLGATLFGASSAQAASPVNPGRGSNGQLLQPRTQFTMAPDGSSGATQGGEGIPNIDSVKKTIATYYGDPGTGIASKTSSPYISEMTRIVAQQSRSLTSIYRTAINQHKKPAIVFDADDTTLMTYDMEVADMHFTFDPAEQDVWVQDQRFPATPAIVSLVAQAKAMGFTIFGLTGRNDDQKAATLGNLRKVGYGDAFTADRFYTKWTGKGASQQPSYVTCAAASCTTVEYKALTRKHIESLGYDITLNVGDQWSDLQGGYADRILKLPNPTYYLPSADLPGVSEPRLAPRTHFIMKADGSSGATQSGEGIPNIDSVKKTIATYYGDPGTGIASKTSSPYISEMKSIVSKEAYRVAGECYVASKRHQNPAIVIDADDTTLWTYDMEVADMHFTFDPAEQDVWVQDERFPATPSMTTLAAVAQKAGCTLIGLTGRNDDQKAATLGNLAKVGYTGFTPANYYTKWTGVGASQKPSYVTCATAKCTTIEYKSQTRAHVESAAGGHYDIVANYGDQFSDLIGGHAGRAVKLPNPTYYLP, from the coding sequence ATGAGAATCCGAAAGTCGACGACGACGATCGCCGCAGCCCTGGCACTGACCCTGGGGGCGACCCTGTTCGGTGCGTCCTCCGCGCAGGCGGCCAGCCCGGTCAACCCCGGGCGCGGCAGCAACGGGCAGCTGCTCCAGCCCCGGACGCAGTTCACGATGGCCCCCGACGGCTCGAGCGGTGCCACCCAGGGCGGCGAGGGCATCCCCAACATCGACAGCGTCAAGAAGACGATCGCCACCTACTACGGCGACCCCGGGACCGGCATCGCGTCGAAGACGTCGTCGCCGTACATCAGCGAGATGACGCGCATCGTCGCGCAGCAGTCGCGGTCGCTGACCTCGATCTACCGCACCGCGATCAACCAGCACAAGAAGCCGGCCATCGTGTTCGACGCCGACGACACCACCCTCATGACGTACGACATGGAGGTGGCCGACATGCACTTCACCTTCGATCCGGCCGAGCAGGACGTCTGGGTGCAAGACCAGCGCTTCCCGGCCACACCCGCCATCGTGTCGCTGGTCGCCCAGGCTAAGGCCATGGGATTCACGATCTTCGGACTCACCGGGCGCAACGACGACCAGAAGGCCGCCACCCTCGGCAACCTCCGGAAGGTCGGCTACGGCGACGCCTTCACGGCCGACCGCTTCTACACGAAGTGGACCGGCAAGGGAGCCTCGCAGCAGCCGTCCTACGTGACGTGCGCCGCCGCATCCTGCACGACCGTCGAGTACAAGGCGCTCACCCGCAAGCACATCGAGAGCCTCGGGTACGACATCACGCTGAACGTGGGCGACCAGTGGTCCGACCTGCAGGGCGGCTACGCCGACCGCATCCTGAAGCTGCCTAACCCGACGTACTACCTGCCGTCGGCCGACCTCCCCGGCGTCTCCGAGCCGCGCCTCGCGCCGCGCACGCACTTCATCATGAAGGCGGACGGATCCTCGGGCGCGACCCAGTCGGGTGAGGGCATCCCCAACATCGACAGCGTCAAGAAGACGATCGCCACCTACTACGGCGACCCCGGCACCGGCATCGCGTCGAAGACCTCCTCGCCGTACATCTCCGAGATGAAGTCGATCGTCTCGAAGGAGGCCTACCGCGTGGCCGGCGAGTGCTACGTCGCCTCGAAGCGGCACCAGAACCCCGCCATCGTGATCGACGCCGACGACACCACCCTCTGGACCTACGACATGGAGGTGGCCGACATGCACTTCACGTTCGACCCCGCCGAGCAGGACGTCTGGGTCCAGGACGAGCGGTTCCCCGCCACGCCCTCGATGACCACCCTGGCCGCCGTCGCGCAGAAGGCCGGCTGCACGCTCATCGGGCTCACCGGGCGGAACGACGACCAGAAGGCCGCGACGCTCGGCAACCTCGCCAAGGTCGGCTACACCGGGTTCACACCGGCGAACTACTACACGAAGTGGACCGGCGTCGGCGCCTCGCAGAAGCCGTCGTACGTGACCTGCGCCACGGCGAAGTGCACCACGATCGAGTACAAGTCGCAGACCCGGGCGCACGTCGAGTCCGCCGCCGGCGGTCACTACGACATCGTGGCGAACTACGGCGACCAGTTCAGCGACCTGATCGGCGGCCACGCCGGCCGGGCCGTGAAGCTGCCGAACCCGACGTACTACCTGCCGTAG
- a CDS encoding DUF4383 domain-containing protein — MSQSPNRLLGVVLGVILLIIGLLGFVIATPYPFATPEGGVLIGLFAANAALSGVHVVLGAILVLCALSGRLSAKIANNLIGVALVAFGIFGFIAAHTAANIFALNTPDSLLHLLGGLLLVVTGFGTDKVVLRKPAAA, encoded by the coding sequence ATGAGCCAGTCCCCCAACAGACTGCTGGGCGTCGTCCTCGGCGTGATCCTCCTGATCATCGGTCTGCTCGGATTCGTCATCGCGACGCCGTACCCGTTCGCGACTCCCGAGGGCGGTGTGCTCATCGGCCTGTTCGCTGCGAACGCGGCGCTGAGCGGAGTGCACGTGGTGCTGGGCGCGATCCTGGTGCTCTGCGCACTCTCCGGCCGCCTCTCGGCGAAGATCGCGAACAACCTCATCGGGGTGGCGCTCGTGGCGTTCGGCATCTTCGGCTTCATCGCGGCGCACACGGCGGCGAACATCTTCGCGCTGAACACCCCCGACAGCCTGCTGCACCTGCTCGGCGGCCTCCTCCTCGTCGTGACCGGCTTCGGAACCGACAAGGTCGTGCTCCGGAAGCCCGCCGCCGCCTGA
- a CDS encoding biliverdin-producing heme oxygenase, whose amino-acid sequence MATAILFSEALRERTAIRSTAPSASERFMTDLLSGRSSRDDYIALVAQNYFVYGALERAAEQRAADPVAAAFISPALTRLPAIREDLRFLIGDDWQDAISPLATTARYVDRIDSHAATSTGAFVAHHYTRYLGDLSGCAIIRTIMQRQFGFETNGVGFYLFAGIAKPKEFKSTYRAQLDAAGWNDEERESVIAEVGVAHRLTEELFEDLGAGRHRRAA is encoded by the coding sequence ATGGCCACCGCAATCCTGTTCTCCGAGGCGCTGCGCGAGCGCACCGCGATCCGCTCGACGGCGCCGTCCGCATCGGAGCGGTTCATGACCGACCTGCTGTCGGGCCGGTCGTCGCGCGACGACTACATCGCCCTCGTGGCCCAGAACTACTTCGTCTACGGCGCTCTCGAGCGCGCCGCCGAGCAGCGTGCCGCCGATCCTGTCGCTGCGGCCTTCATCTCGCCGGCGCTCACCCGGCTGCCCGCGATCCGTGAAGACCTGAGGTTCCTGATCGGCGACGACTGGCAGGATGCCATCAGCCCGCTGGCCACGACGGCCCGCTACGTCGACCGCATCGACTCGCACGCGGCGACGAGCACCGGGGCCTTCGTGGCACACCACTACACGCGGTACCTCGGCGACCTGTCGGGCTGCGCGATCATCCGCACGATCATGCAGCGGCAGTTCGGGTTCGAGACGAACGGGGTGGGCTTCTACCTCTTCGCGGGGATCGCGAAGCCGAAGGAGTTCAAGTCGACCTACCGGGCGCAGCTCGACGCCGCCGGCTGGAACGACGAGGAGCGCGAGAGCGTGATCGCGGAGGTCGGCGTCGCCCACCGCCTCACCGAGGAGCTGTTCGAGGACCTCGGCGCCGGCCGCCACCGCCGCGCCGCCTGA
- a CDS encoding ATP-binding cassette domain-containing protein encodes MDHRQTEPIVRIQDFRMDFGRTTVIHDLSFEIRAGETFGFLGSNGSGKTTTIRALLGIYEPTAGILHIDGRPFSPERGSRLGYLPEERGLYKKESVIDVMTYFGRLKGLGKQDARAWSLAYLERVSLAEKAAVRLDKLSGGQQQKVQLGVTIMNQPELLILDEPTKGFDPVNRRLLMDIIEEQKRAGATVLMVTHQMEEVERLCDRVILLKNGRSEAYGTIPEVQDQFGGTTIRLRYSGEVPDSPHYRVTTRERNYAELDVVEAVDEAVILRDLVESGVQVRGFETSKLSLDEIFLRVYGDENAAIEGEAA; translated from the coding sequence ATGGATCACCGGCAGACCGAACCAATCGTCCGCATCCAGGACTTCCGCATGGACTTCGGGCGGACGACCGTCATCCACGACCTCTCGTTCGAGATCCGCGCGGGCGAGACCTTCGGGTTCCTCGGCTCGAACGGATCGGGCAAGACCACCACGATCCGGGCGCTCCTCGGCATCTACGAGCCGACCGCGGGCATCCTGCACATCGACGGTCGGCCGTTCAGCCCGGAGCGCGGCAGCCGCCTCGGCTACCTGCCCGAGGAGCGCGGCCTCTACAAGAAGGAGTCCGTCATCGACGTGATGACCTACTTCGGCCGCCTCAAGGGGCTCGGAAAGCAGGATGCTCGGGCCTGGTCGCTCGCCTACCTCGAGCGCGTCTCCCTCGCCGAGAAGGCCGCCGTGCGACTCGACAAGCTCTCCGGCGGGCAGCAGCAGAAGGTGCAGCTCGGCGTCACGATCATGAACCAGCCCGAGCTCCTCATCCTCGACGAGCCCACCAAGGGCTTCGACCCCGTCAACCGCCGCCTGCTGATGGACATCATCGAGGAGCAGAAGCGGGCCGGCGCGACCGTGCTGATGGTCACGCACCAGATGGAGGAGGTCGAGCGGCTCTGCGACCGCGTGATCCTGCTCAAGAACGGGCGGTCGGAGGCGTACGGGACGATTCCCGAGGTCCAGGACCAGTTCGGCGGGACCACGATCCGCCTGCGGTACTCGGGTGAGGTACCCGACTCGCCGCACTACCGGGTGACAACGCGCGAGCGGAACTACGCCGAGCTGGACGTCGTCGAGGCGGTCGACGAGGCCGTGATCCTGCGCGATCTCGTCGAGAGCGGGGTGCAGGTGCGCGGGTTCGAGACGAGCAAGCTGAGCCTCGACGAGATCTTCCTGCGGGTGTACGGCGACGAGAACGCGGCGATCGAAGGGGAGGCCGCCTGA